The genomic DNA GGCAAGCATCGTTTTATTTGCGGCACCAATTGAAAGTGGAATTTGTTCCCCTAGATTATCGATAACTCGAATTTTTAAAGGACTATCCATTCTTTCAATGATAATAGAATGTGTTCCGTTTGGAATATTTAAATAGACACTTTCTTCGACTTCAAAGGCCAACCGCTTCATCACTTCTCTTGCAACTGATCTGTAGTCTACCTTCTCCAATTGACGTAACCCTATTTCCATCCACATTGGTCCAATTTTGTACTGTTTTGTCTCTGGTATTTGTGTAACTAACCCATGCTCCATTAGAGAGTTAAGTAATCTATGTACTGTACTAACTGGGAGATGTGTTCCATCTGCTATATCAGAAATAGCCCAATACTCTTTTTCATTTGTAGAATTCAATAATTTAATAATACTTATCGCTCGATCAATGGACTGTACCATAACTCGCCTCAACTTTACTCGTAATATGTTAGTACGTTTAATTAACTATCAATTTAGCAAACATTCGAAATGAAATCAATCTATTTATTTAATTTTCTAACAATAAAAATATATCACTAATAACAAATTGAAAACGCAAACAAAAAAATATTGACTTTTATTTTTAATTATCTGAAAATTATAACAAGATTTCACATCACGGAATACATTCCATAATACGGAAAAACATCAAACTTTATTCTATCAACTACGAAAGTGAGGAAAACAATGGCCCAAGTAAGTAATACAAACAATGAATTAAAACGAACGATGAAAAGTAGACACTTATTCATGATTGCACTCGGTGGTGTGATTGGAACGGGGTTATTTAACGGATCTGGCTTTATAATAAGTCAAGCTGGACCTGGTGGATCCGTACTTGCCTTTATGGCCGGTGGATTATTAATGTATTTCGTTATGCTATGTCTTGGTGAACTCGCTGTAGCCATGCCTGTCTCAGGTTCATTCCAAGAATATGCCACTAAATTCATCAATCCTGCAACTGGCTTTACAATCGGATGGTTGTATTGGTTAAGCTGGGCGAATACGACCGGTCTTGAATTTACAACTGCCGGCATTACAATGCAGCGCTGGTTTCCTGATATTCCTGTCTGGGTTTGGTGCTTAATATTCGGAGTTACAATCTTCACTATTAACGCATTATCTGCTCGTAGTTATGCAGAAACAGAATTTTGGTTTTCAAGTATAAAAGTATCTGCCATTATAGCTTTTATTATTCTTGGCGGCGCCGCTATGTTCGGTTTTATTGATTTAAAAGGCGACGAACCAGCTCCGCTATTATCAAATTTCGTAAATCATGGTGGTTTATTCCCAAATGGACTTGCCGCTATTCTTTTAACAATGGTTACAGTCAACTATTCCTTCCAAGGTACAGAACTTGTTGGAATCGCAGCAGGTGAAAGTGAAGATCCAGCAAAAACTTTACCTCGTTCTATTAGAAATATTATATGGCGCACGATGTTTTTCTTCGTCTTAGCAATCTTTGTTCTTGTTGCTTTAATTCCTTGGGAAGAAGCTGGATTAACAAAGAGCCCATTCGTTGCTGTTTTTGATAATATCGGTATTCCATATGCAGCTGATATTATGAACTTTGTTATTCTTACTGCTGTTCTTTCTGTTGCAAACTCAGGACTATACGCTGCTACTCGAATGCTTTGGTCTTTATCAAAAAACGAAATGGCTCCAGCCTTTTTAAAGAAATTATCATCACGTGGGATTCCTCTCAACGCTTTAATCATGACGATAGCTATTTCTGCTTTTTCTCTTTTGACAAGCGTAGTAGCTGCTGAAACGGTTTACTTATGGCTCATTTCAATTTCCGGAGTCATTACCATTATTGTTTGGATGTCAATTTGTGTTTCTCAATTCTTTTTCCGCAAACATTATTTAGCAGACGGTGGAAAATTAGAAGACT from Bacillus cereus G9842 includes the following:
- a CDS encoding IclR family transcriptional regulator; amino-acid sequence: MVQSIDRAISIIKLLNSTNEKEYWAISDIADGTHLPVSTVHRLLNSLMEHGLVTQIPETKQYKIGPMWMEIGLRQLEKVDYRSVAREVMKRLAFEVEESVYLNIPNGTHSIIIERMDSPLKIRVIDNLGEQIPLSIGAANKTMLANMKTNEMEHIVEHLLSSLPEQKQILLNQIKQIKNEGYAVSYGEKTEGTASVAAPIIGFNHKVVGALSVGLISHRINDDRLSFLISKVKQAAHEISIKIGSTSEL
- a CDS encoding amino acid permease — translated: MAQVSNTNNELKRTMKSRHLFMIALGGVIGTGLFNGSGFIISQAGPGGSVLAFMAGGLLMYFVMLCLGELAVAMPVSGSFQEYATKFINPATGFTIGWLYWLSWANTTGLEFTTAGITMQRWFPDIPVWVWCLIFGVTIFTINALSARSYAETEFWFSSIKVSAIIAFIILGGAAMFGFIDLKGDEPAPLLSNFVNHGGLFPNGLAAILLTMVTVNYSFQGTELVGIAAGESEDPAKTLPRSIRNIIWRTMFFFVLAIFVLVALIPWEEAGLTKSPFVAVFDNIGIPYAADIMNFVILTAVLSVANSGLYAATRMLWSLSKNEMAPAFLKKLSSRGIPLNALIMTIAISAFSLLTSVVAAETVYLWLISISGVITIIVWMSICVSQFFFRKHYLADGGKLEDLKFKTPLYPLVPILGFGLYGIILISLIFIPEQRLGIYCTVPFIIFCYTYYHFKVKKRISTNTHSESKISETM